GCGTCGGCTGGTCGTGTTCGGTGCGCTCGCCCTGGCCGCGATCGGTGGTGCGATCTTCGCGCGCAGCCGCCGCAACGAGCACCCCCCGGTGGCGCCGGCTCCCCCGTCGATCAACGACCTCCTCGACGCGCAGCCCGCCGCCGACGCCGAGGTCGGCGCGGAGAAGCCGAGTCCGGCCGACAACGGGGCCGCGAAGCCGGCCGCTCCGGCCCCCGCGAAAGCGGAGAAGGCGGAGAAGGCGGAAGAGCCCAAGGCGGACGCCCCGAAGCCGGCGACGCCCAAGGCCGAAGCACCCAAGACCCCGGAACCAGCACCCGAGACCGAAGCACCCAAGCACGCAGCCCCGAAGAACCCGGCTCCCGCGAAGGACACCTCGGAGAAGGACACCCCCGAGCCCGGGGCCCCGAAGGGCGAGACGGCACCGAAGCCCACCCCCAAGCCGAAGCCTGCTCCCAAGCAGCAGCCTGCCCCCAAGCAGCAGCCTGCTCCCAAGCAGCAGTCGTCCGAGAAGCCGTCCGACAGCTGATTCCCGCGGCTCCTCGCACCTCTACCGGGTGGTGCACGGAGCGCCGAGGGCTCACCCGCCCAGAACCACCCGCAACCGCTCGGTGTCGGCGGCCGTCCACTGTTCGGGCTGCAGGATCTGCGCCCACAGGTCGACGGCGTCGGCACCGTAGTTGTGGCCGTGACCGGACGGCACGTCCGCGGAGAACACCATGTCCAACGTCACCTGCCAGAACGTGACGAACGGAATCCAGCTCATTCCCGGATCGACGTCCGCGCCGAGCGGCTCCCGCAACCAGTCCGGGCGCTCGAGCAGCAGATCGAAGCCCCACCAGGTGATGGGGTCGCTCGCGTGCTGCCAGAACACGATACGGCGGTCGTCCCACGGTCCGGGTAGTTCGAGGTCCGCGGGATCCGCGGCGAACCGGATGTCGCGGCCCTCGTCGACGACGGGGAGCCGCTGGTACGAGCCGGCGTCGCGATGGTCGGTGATGTAGCGCCACTGCTCGGTGAAGCCGGGGGTGCCCACCCACAGTGCGCCGTCGAGCCGGGCCAGCATGTCCTGTCCCCCGGAGAACGCGGACTGCCCGCCGTAGGAACCGAGGCTCTCACCGAAGGCGACCAGGCGCGGGCGTGACTCGACGGGCAGTTCCGACCAGCGCTCGTAGACCGCCTCGAACAGAGCCCGTCCGGCATCCATCGGGGTCTGCCGGTCGGCGATGAAGGCGAGCGGGCTCGGCAGGAACGAGTACTGCATCGACGCGATCGCGGTGTTGCCGTCGTTGACGTACTCGAACGCGGTGGCCACGTCCTCGTTGACCCAGCCGCGACCGGTGGTGGTGACGACGGCGAGCACGTCCCGTTCGAATCCGCCGGTGCGGTCGAGCTCGGCGACGACGTTGTCCGCGATCGCCTCGACCGTGCCCGCGGATTCACGTCCGGCGTACGCACGGACGGGTTCGAGCGCGGGACGCCCGGTGAACGCGCCGATCTCCTGAGCGGACGGCCCGCTCGCGACGAACGTCCGCCCCTCCTTGCCGAGCGAGCTCCACGCCTGAGCCGATTCCGGCGACCCGGACTTCTCCGGTGCCGTGGGCGGCACGACGCCCTCGGCCGTCCCCCGGTCCGCCGCGGCGAAGCTCGTGTTGGCCCGCTCCAGCAGGAAGTCGTAGAGGACGCCGTTGACTAGGAACACCGACACCGACACGACGACGACGACGGCGGCGAGCCGGGCGACGACGACGGGAACGAACCGCCCCACGAACTCGGAGGTGCGGTTCGTCGCCACGCGCAGGCCACGGCCCGCCGACAACAGCACCACGAACACGACGAAGGCGAGGACGACGACGAGGATGTACTGCGAACGCGCGTCCTGGTCTGCGCCGACGAGTTCGCGGACGATCTGCT
This genomic interval from Rhodococcus triatomae contains the following:
- a CDS encoding alpha/beta hydrolase is translated as MSDTLTVPKADDTPTPPPARAARGWFVRQAQRMHPVGLALGLLFFVWSMSPSLLPRPWYLQSVATGIGVVTGYGLGCLIAWILRRCGVHPQWPAAWRRIGWWSLAAAAVVVIPTFVVLGSWWQQIVRELVGADQDARSQYILVVVLAFVVFVVLLSAGRGLRVATNRTSEFVGRFVPVVVARLAAVVVVVSVSVFLVNGVLYDFLLERANTSFAAADRGTAEGVVPPTAPEKSGSPESAQAWSSLGKEGRTFVASGPSAQEIGAFTGRPALEPVRAYAGRESAGTVEAIADNVVAELDRTGGFERDVLAVVTTTGRGWVNEDVATAFEYVNDGNTAIASMQYSFLPSPLAFIADRQTPMDAGRALFEAVYERWSELPVESRPRLVAFGESLGSYGGQSAFSGGQDMLARLDGALWVGTPGFTEQWRYITDHRDAGSYQRLPVVDEGRDIRFAADPADLELPGPWDDRRIVFWQHASDPITWWGFDLLLERPDWLREPLGADVDPGMSWIPFVTFWQVTLDMVFSADVPSGHGHNYGADAVDLWAQILQPEQWTAADTERLRVVLGG